The Paraphotobacterium marinum genome segment AGACATTTGTTTACAGGATTTATTAGAGCCAATTCGAACAAAGCGCAAGGAACTCATAGACGATCGTCAATATCTAATTGATGTTCTGAAAGCTGGAACCGAAAAAGCAAATCAAGAAGCTGAAGAAACATTAAAAACAGTCAAAGCGAGCCTTGGACTTAATATCTGGACAGATAGATAGATAGAAGTACATTAATAAAATTAATTATTAATTGAAACATTATAAAAGGAAGGTCAATGTTATTTTCAAGAATAGATCATATTGCTTTAGACGTATCCGATTCAGAAAAAACGGTTCAATTTTATCAAACTATATTTGGCTTTAAGGTTTATTCTGAAAGTACAACCAAAAATGGACATCATATTATTTACATGAAATTGGGTGATACCATTTTGGAAATATCTCAACAAAAAGAAGTTGTCCATAGTGGTTATCATTTTTGTATACATACAACAAATTTTGAAAAAGCTATATCACACCTTTCCGCACATAATATCCCGGTTTATCAACCACCTCACCCCACTGCACCTAGGACGCCATCTGAAAAAGGTTGGATGAGAGCTGTATATCTAGGACCTGACGGGGAGTTAGTCGAAATCCGAGGTTAGTAAAGCTATTTATATTATAAGCTGAAAACATTATTAAAAATAAGCCTCTTCTCAATTAAAGAGGCTTTATAAACTTAAATTTAATGTT includes the following:
- a CDS encoding VOC family protein, with the protein product MLFSRIDHIALDVSDSEKTVQFYQTIFGFKVYSESTTKNGHHIIYMKLGDTILEISQQKEVVHSGYHFCIHTTNFEKAISHLSAHNIPVYQPPHPTAPRTPSEKGWMRAVYLGPDGELVEIRG